In Barnesiella propionica, the genomic window GATGTTATTTATAACGGTTGTTCGGTTTATACCGGTGAAATACGGACGCCTGCAAAGAAACCTGTCCGGCCGTTCCTTTTTAATCTGGGTACGGTATTACCTAAAAAAAATATGCATGTATTGCCTTACTTACTGGCCGGTAATGACTATGAGCTATATATAGCCGGTAACCGTTCCCCTTATGAAAATGAAATTATGGCTGTGGCAGTGGAGATGTGCGTAGCAGATCGTGTGCATATACTAGGACCCGTGAAAGAAGAGGAGAAACATTGGTATCTTAAACATTGCGAGGCATTTGTTTTTCCTTCTATAGCAGAAGGTTTCGGTTTGCCGGTTATTGAGGCTATGTATTACGGGAAACCGGTTTTTTTGTCCCGGCATACTTGTCTTCCGGAGATAGGGCAAGATAAGGCTTATTATTTTAATTATGAATTTGATCCTGAGCTGATGCGTAAAGAATTTCAGGAGGGTATGGAACATTTTTCCAGTTCTGGAGATCCATCGGCTTTGAAACAGCATGCATTAAGCTTTTCCTGGGAAAATGCAGCTAAAGCATACTGGGATATTTATGAAAGTTTATTCTGATTTTGTTGGATTTCCCGCTATTGAATCGAATAATTCTTCCCATTTCTTTCCAATCGTTTCAAGCATATAATTTCTGCTTTTTTCGATGACGGCTTGTTGT contains:
- a CDS encoding glycosyltransferase family 4 protein, which codes for MEKRKDIFVAFDCDKMKHPNTGLYSFCHQLALALNQEALNRGAAFMVGLPSRISGIFEDKIPEHSYRLTDKIKFHCPSKINIWHAPFQLGKYFPKDKKTVLTIHDLNFLYEKDGKRRESGLRKLQKNINRSDYLVAISEFTKKDILKYLDIQGKPLDVIYNGCSVYTGEIRTPAKKPVRPFLFNLGTVLPKKNMHVLPYLLAGNDYELYIAGNRSPYENEIMAVAVEMCVADRVHILGPVKEEEKHWYLKHCEAFVFPSIAEGFGLPVIEAMYYGKPVFLSRHTCLPEIGQDKAYYFNYEFDPELMRKEFQEGMEHFSSSGDPSALKQHALSFSWENAAKAYWDIYESLF